A single Dunckerocampus dactyliophorus isolate RoL2022-P2 chromosome 2, RoL_Ddac_1.1, whole genome shotgun sequence DNA region contains:
- the LOC129176693 gene encoding mitochondrial coenzyme A transporter SLC25A42-like: MGSGVQEQRSSLTKEDGLPQASTQAEGVKQKTPSVITTLFSGAFAGAVAKTAVAPLDRTKIIFQVSSARFSAKEAYRVIYRTYLKDGFLSLWRGNSATMVRVIPYAAIQFCAHEQYKGLLGDYYGFQGKALPPLPRLLAGSMAGTTATMLTYPLDMVRARMAVTPKEMYSNILHVFVRISREEGLKTLYRGFAPTILGVVPYAGLSFFTYETLKKLHAENSGRPEPYSYQRLAFGACAGLIGQSASYPLDVVRRRMQTAGVTGHTYSTILGTIKEIMSEEGVIRGLFKGLSMNWVKGPIAVGISFTTFDLTEILLSKLREMGYMSR; the protein is encoded by the exons ATGGGGAGTGGAGTCCAGGAGCAACGTTCGTCGCTCACCAAGGAAGATGGCCTGCCACAGGCCTCCACTCAGGCAGAA GGCGTGAAGCAGAAGACCCCCTCTGTCATCACCACTCTCTTCTCGGGGGCTTTCGCAGGCGCTGTGGCCAAGACAGCTGTCGCTCCATTGGACAGGACTAAAATCATCTTCCAAG tgtcTTCAGCGAGATTCTCTGCCAAA GAGGCCTACAGGGTAATCTACCGCACGTACCTGAAGGATGGCTTCCTCAGTCTGTGGAGGGGCAACTCTGCCACCATGGTGCGGGTCATCCCATACGCCGCCATCCAGTTCTGTGCTCATGAGCAGTACAAAGGTCTCCTGGGGGACTACTATGGCTTCCAGGGAAA GGCCCTACCTCCACTCCCAAGGTTGCTGGCTGGATCCATGGCAGGCACCACTGCCACCATGTTGACATATCCTTTGGATATGGTGCGAGCTCGGATGGCTGTGACACCAAAGGAAAT GTACAGCAACATCCTGCATGTGTTCGTGAGGATATCTCGGGAGGAGGGGCTAAAGACACTGTATCGAGGTTTTGCCCCCACCATACTGGGCGTGGTCCCCTATGCGGGCCTCAGCTTCTTTACCTATGAGACGCTGAAGAAGCTTCATGCAG AAAACAGTGGGCGCCCAGAGCCTTATTCCTATCAACGTCTGGCCTTTGGGGCCTGTGCGGGCCTCATCGGTCAGTCTGCGTCTTACCCTTTGGATGTGGTACGGCGGCGCATGCAGACggcgggcgtcacgggtcacaCGTACAGCACCATCCTGGGCACCATAAAGGAAATCATGTCCGAGGAGGGGGTCATCAGAGGACTCTTTAAAGGCCTCAGTATGAACTGGGTCAAAGGGCCTATTGCGGTGGGAATCAGCTTCACAACCTTTGACCTCACTGAGATTCTCCTGAGTAAGCTGCGAGAGATGGGTTACATGTCACGGTAA